The following are from one region of the Falco biarmicus isolate bFalBia1 chromosome 1, bFalBia1.pri, whole genome shotgun sequence genome:
- the LOC130159460 gene encoding sperm acrosome membrane-associated protein 6-like, protein MGWWWVLAPWLPGNPGIKAGGLALWQWVALASWLPAVHSCLLCFGPPSQREQLCHDITGAPLKDPRHQRCLEALAQAAEPLSSVTVGSGQRDVLREIVMDALHFLEKQSKTKPFEVSLQAAVNVIWAKLSHLEKAPACVPPCGYQPAARVFQCATCRLVDCQFPLDCPVQVLRAQTDETVTLHCSVPFATLPGLPVTWMFAKDLYTQDLTLFEELQGSTEGSRILIIHDPIPGTIACSLGEVYEPLVRKYFYLNGAPRHLSTLGGSEQCGVK, encoded by the exons atggggtggtggtgggtgctggctcCCTGGCTCCCTGGAAACCCAGGCATCAAGGCAGGGGGGCTTGCCTTGTGGCAATGGGTGGCCCTGGCATCCTGGCTCCCTGCGGTGcactcctgcctgctctgctttggGCCTCCCAGTCAGCGGGAACAGCTCTGCCATGACATTACTGGGGCCCCCCTCAAGGACCCTCGACATCAACGCTGCCTTGAGGCCCTTGCCCAGGCTGCTGAGCCACTTTCCTCTGTCACTGTGG GGTCGGGGCAGCGTGATGTACTTCGGGAGATCGTCATGGATGCCCTGCATTTTCTGGAGAAGCAGAGCAAGACGA AGCCCTTTGAGGTGTCTCTACAGGCAGCCGTCAACGTAATCTGGGCGAAGCTGAGCCATCTGGAGAAAG ctccagcctgtgTCCCGCCTTGTG GATACCAGCCAGCTGCTCGCGTCTTCCAGTGTGCTACCTGCCGCCTCGTGGACTGCCAGTTTCCCCTGGATTGCCCAG TGCAGGTCCTGCGGGCCCAAACAGATGAAACCGTCACACTGCACTGCTCTGTGCCCTTTGCCACCCTCCCTGGCCTGCCCGTTACCTGGATGTTTGCCAAGGAC ctgtacACACAGGACCTGACACTGtttgaggagctgcagggaagcacAGAGGGATCTCGCATTCTGATCATCCATGACCCCATTCCAGGAACCATCGCCTGTTCCCTGGGGGAGGTTTATGAGCCATTGGTCCGCAAGTACTTCTACCTCAACGGTGCGCCCAGACACCTGAGTACCCTTGGGGGCAGTGAGCAGTGTGGGGTGAAGTAG
- the LOC130159479 gene encoding coiled-coil domain-containing protein 183-like: MPIQVAQEKLQADIYERVNTCNMLLHQVRQRRQVREELQRRLQQLQDAAMPDKRQQAQAQAICQLEKNIEKVLLKVHTGQKVTALYLAVRDVLRKELAHLPPQLDLLCKMAELYGRELQDMDLMALEACKAADRAKEDANRTRSRILAERARMYRSRATQEVSVDTGWRKEVYQRHLRACTSLQQERHELTVDSPTPASQDQLVGTSLEAVRSQMEHEARVTQKMQQAKAALQCSRIWDIPGRLLEQQKSSADLEQCIKEGEEKKRALAERLHELELNLAKLKFHQPSNTSRCAVVVLEEELRLKLQCQEARLEDMWAQMMRSKDVLLKCEEDIDSLFVRLQGITVPGQEDPVKAMAVEEKLQHCEQKLRYLVQRVASLPHDWRSPNKDNKIFAEVRNLLENTTADHPQNLRVSLEDAGSGQGRRAQRGHVPQQPSQPLPVGIPGHPCLSSTVPAEPNPRAACPRCCGTRRESLGFKITWLWPPPVGCSWGRPRAFGSSLLCF, from the exons ATGCCCATCCAGGTGGCCCAGGAGAAGCTCCAGGCCGACATCTATGAACGGGTGAACACCTGCAACATGCTGCTGCACCAGGTGAGGCAGCGGAGACAAGTGCGGGAGGAGCTGCAGAggcggctgcagcagctgcaggatgctgcgATGCCTGACAAGCGGCAGCAGGCACAGGCGCAG gccatttgccagctggagaaaaacattGAGAAGGTGCTCCTCAAGGTCCACACTGGACAGAAGGTGACTGCCCTGTACCTGGCGGTGCGGGATGTCCTGAGGAAG GAGCTGGCCCACCTGCCTCCGCAGCTGGACCTCCTGTGCAAGATGGCCGAGCTGTATGGTAGGGAGCTCCAGGACATGGATCTCATGGCCTTGGAGGCCTGCAAAGCCGCTGACAGAGCCAAG GAGGACGCAAACAGGACGCGCAGCCGGATCCTTGCGGAGAGAGCGCGCATGTACCGCTCCCGGGCCACCCAGGAGGTCTCTGTAGACACAGGGTGGCGGAAGGAGGTGTACCAAAGGCACCTGAGAGCG TGCACATccttgcagcaggagaggcacGAGCTCACCGTGGACTCCCCGACCCCGGCCTCACAGGACCAGCTCGTGG gcaCCAGTCTGGAGGCCGTCAGGTCCCAGATGGAGCACGAGGCCAGGGTCACGCAGAAGATGCAGCAGGCCAAGGCTGCGCTGCAGTGCTCCAGGATCTGG GACATACCCGGCAGGCTCCTGGAACAGCAGAAGTCCTCGGCGGACCTGGAGCAGTGCATCAAGGAGGGCGAGGAGAAGAAGCGGGCACTGGCGGAGAGGCTGCACGAGCTGGAGCTGAACCTAGCTAAGCTGAAGTTTCACCAGCCCTCCAACACAAGCAGGTGTGCAGTCGT ggtgctggaggaggagctgcGGCTGAAACTGCAGTGCCAAGAGGCTCGGCTGGAGGACATGTGGGCCCAGATGATGAGGAGCAAGGATGTTCTGCTGAAATGTGAAGAGGACATCGACAGCCTTTTCGTCCGCCTGCAGGGCATCACCGTGCCCGGCCAG GAGGATCCCGTCAAGGCCATGGCGgtggaggagaagctgcagcactgtgagCAGAAGCTGCGCTACCTGGTGCAGCGGGTGGCCAGCCTGCCCCACGACTGGCGCAGCCCCAACAAGGACAACAAG ATTTTTGCCGAGGTCCGTAATTTACTAGAGAACACCACTGCGGATCACCCACAGAACCTGAGGGTTTCCTTGGAGGACGCAGGCAGCGGCCAAGGTAGGAGAGCACAGCGAGGACACGTGCCACAGCAaccatcccagcccctgcccgtgGGGATTCCTGGGCATCCTTGCCTGTCTTCCACTGTCCCAGCAGAGCCCAACCCACGAGCTGCTTGTCCCAGGTGCTGTGGGACAAGGAGGGAGAGCCTTGGCTTCAAAATCACCTGGTTGTGGCCTCCTCCTGTTGGATGTTCTTGGGGGAGACCACGAGCTTTTGGCAGCTCTCTACTGTGTTTTTAA